In Burkholderia sp. NRF60-BP8, a single window of DNA contains:
- the ftsH gene encoding ATP-dependent zinc metalloprotease FtsH, with amino-acid sequence MNNNMFSKAAVWLVIALVLFTVFKQFDKPRVQEGVSYSQFMDDAKNGKVKNVIVQGRNLTVTPADGQKYQIVSPGDIWMVGDLMKYGVQVSGKADDEPNALMSALYYLGPTILIIAFWFYMMRQMQGGGKGGAFSFGKSRARLIDENNNAVNFSDVAGCDEAKEEVSELVDFLRDPQKFQKLGGRIPRGVLLVGPPGTGKTLLARAIAGEAKVPFFSISGSDFVEMFVGVGAARVRDMFEQAKKHAPCIVFIDEIDAVGRHRGAGMGGGNDEREQTLNQMLVEMDGFEANSGVIVIAATNRSDVLDKALLRPGRFDRQVYVGLPDIRGREQIMRVHLRKVPIANDVDAAVIARGTPGFSGADLANLVNEAALFAARRGKRIVEMQDFEDAKDKIFMGPERKSAVIREEAKRATAYHESGHAVIAKLLPKADPVHKVTIIPRGRALGVTWQLPEHDNETYSKDYLLDRLAILFGGRVAEELFMNLVSTGASDDFNKATQTARAMVARFGMTDALGPMVYVDDENDASPFGRGFTRTISEATQQKVDSEIRRVLDEQYNLARRLLEENRDKVEAMTAALMEWETIDADQINDIMEGRPPRSPKSSPAVGGDSSGGGSAEVKPGSAPAPATPAA; translated from the coding sequence TTGAACAACAATATGTTTTCGAAGGCAGCGGTGTGGCTGGTGATCGCACTGGTGCTGTTTACGGTGTTCAAGCAGTTCGACAAGCCCCGCGTCCAGGAAGGCGTGTCCTATTCGCAGTTCATGGACGACGCCAAGAACGGCAAGGTCAAGAACGTCATCGTTCAGGGGCGCAACCTCACCGTCACTCCGGCTGATGGCCAGAAATACCAGATCGTGTCGCCCGGCGACATCTGGATGGTCGGCGATCTGATGAAGTACGGCGTGCAGGTCAGCGGCAAGGCCGACGACGAGCCGAACGCGCTGATGTCCGCGCTGTATTACCTCGGGCCGACGATCCTGATCATCGCGTTCTGGTTCTACATGATGAGGCAGATGCAGGGAGGCGGCAAAGGCGGCGCATTTTCGTTCGGGAAATCGCGTGCGCGGCTGATCGACGAGAACAACAATGCGGTGAACTTCTCCGACGTCGCGGGCTGCGACGAAGCGAAGGAGGAAGTGTCCGAGCTCGTCGACTTCCTGCGCGATCCGCAGAAATTCCAGAAACTGGGCGGCCGCATTCCGCGCGGCGTGCTGCTGGTCGGCCCTCCGGGTACCGGCAAGACGCTGCTCGCTCGCGCGATCGCGGGTGAAGCGAAGGTGCCGTTCTTCAGCATCTCGGGTTCGGACTTCGTCGAAATGTTCGTCGGTGTCGGTGCGGCCCGCGTGCGCGACATGTTCGAGCAGGCGAAGAAGCATGCGCCGTGCATCGTGTTCATCGACGAAATCGACGCGGTCGGCCGTCATCGCGGCGCCGGCATGGGCGGCGGCAACGACGAGCGCGAGCAGACGCTGAACCAGATGCTCGTCGAGATGGACGGCTTCGAGGCGAACTCGGGCGTGATCGTGATCGCCGCGACCAACCGTTCCGACGTGCTCGACAAGGCGCTGCTGCGTCCGGGCCGTTTCGACCGTCAGGTGTATGTGGGCCTGCCGGACATCCGCGGCCGCGAGCAGATCATGCGCGTGCACCTGCGCAAGGTGCCGATCGCGAACGACGTCGACGCGGCGGTCATCGCGCGCGGCACGCCGGGCTTCTCGGGCGCCGATCTCGCGAACCTCGTGAACGAGGCGGCGTTGTTCGCCGCACGTCGCGGCAAGCGCATCGTCGAGATGCAGGATTTCGAGGACGCGAAGGACAAGATCTTCATGGGTCCGGAGCGCAAGTCGGCCGTGATCCGCGAGGAAGCGAAGCGCGCAACCGCGTATCACGAGTCGGGCCACGCGGTGATCGCGAAGCTGCTGCCGAAGGCCGACCCGGTGCACAAGGTCACGATCATCCCGCGCGGTCGCGCGCTGGGCGTCACCTGGCAGTTGCCGGAGCATGACAACGAGACGTATTCGAAGGATTACCTGCTGGACCGCCTCGCGATCCTGTTCGGCGGGCGGGTGGCCGAAGAGCTGTTCATGAATCTGGTCAGCACCGGCGCATCGGACGACTTCAACAAGGCCACGCAGACGGCGCGTGCGATGGTTGCGCGTTTCGGCATGACCGACGCACTCGGGCCGATGGTCTACGTCGACGACGAGAACGATGCGTCGCCGTTCGGCCGCGGCTTCACGCGCACGATTTCGGAAGCGACGCAGCAGAAGGTCGACTCGGAAATCCGCCGCGTGCTCGACGAACAGTACAACCTCGCGCGTCGCCTGCTCGAAGAGAACCGCGACAAGGTCGAGGCGATGACGGCCGCGCTGATGGAGTGGGAGACGATCGACGCCGATCAGATCAACGACATCATGGAAGGCCGTCCGCCGCGCTCGCCGAAGAGCTCGCCGGCTGTCGGCGGCGATTCGTCGGGCGGCGGCAGCGCCGAGGTCAAGCCCGGCAGCGCGCCGGCGCCGGCTACGCCGGCGGCATAA
- the leuE gene encoding leucine efflux protein LeuE: MFGHALGITDIWTYVFGVIFIILLPGPNSMYVLSLAAQRGVKAGYRAACGVFVGDTVLMVLSAAGVASLLKANPLLFSVVKYGGAAYLLYIGIGMLRGAWSKLRARGDAPVEAPQADDGERSFDRPFRKALIVSLLNPKAILFFISFFIQFVDPAFPHPALSFVVLGAIAQCASFLYLSTLIFAGARLAEHFRRRRKLAAGAASSVGGLFIGFSVKLALATMS; this comes from the coding sequence ATGTTCGGCCACGCACTCGGCATCACGGATATCTGGACCTACGTGTTCGGCGTGATCTTCATCATCCTGCTGCCGGGGCCGAACTCGATGTACGTGCTGTCGCTCGCCGCGCAGCGCGGCGTGAAGGCCGGTTATCGCGCGGCCTGCGGCGTGTTCGTCGGCGATACCGTGCTGATGGTGCTGTCGGCCGCGGGCGTCGCGTCGCTGCTGAAGGCGAACCCGCTGCTGTTCTCCGTCGTCAAGTACGGCGGCGCCGCGTACCTGCTGTACATCGGCATCGGGATGCTGCGCGGCGCGTGGAGCAAGCTGCGCGCGCGCGGCGATGCGCCGGTCGAGGCGCCGCAGGCGGACGACGGCGAGCGGTCTTTCGACAGGCCGTTCCGCAAGGCGCTGATCGTGAGCCTGCTGAATCCGAAGGCGATCCTGTTCTTCATCTCGTTCTTCATCCAGTTCGTCGACCCGGCATTCCCGCATCCCGCGCTGTCGTTCGTCGTGCTCGGGGCGATCGCGCAATGCGCGAGCTTCCTGTACCTGAGCACGCTGATCTTCGCGGGGGCGCGGCTCGCCGAGCATTTCCGTCGCCGCCGCAAGCTCGCGGCAGGCGCGGCGAGCAGCGTGGGCGGCCTGTTCATCGGTTTCTCGGTGAAGCTTGCGCTCGCGACCATGAGCTGA
- a CDS encoding RlmE family RNA methyltransferase — translation MAKNRFNQHWLHDHINDPYVKMAQREGYRARAAYKLKEIDEQDKLIRPGQVIVDLGATPGSWSQYARNKLAQGKKRDAAREGGIDGTIVALDILPMEPIADVHFLQGDFREDDVLHQLEEVLEGRAVDLVISDMAPNLSGVASADAARIEHLCDLALEFAQNHLKPDGALLVKCFHGSGYSQIVEKFKQQFKVVAPRKPKASRDKSSETFILGRQLKHPR, via the coding sequence ATGGCAAAAAACCGCTTCAACCAGCACTGGCTGCACGACCACATCAACGACCCGTACGTCAAAATGGCGCAGCGGGAGGGCTATCGCGCGCGCGCCGCGTACAAGCTGAAGGAAATCGACGAGCAGGACAAGCTGATCCGTCCGGGCCAGGTGATCGTCGATCTCGGCGCGACGCCGGGCAGCTGGAGCCAGTATGCCCGCAACAAGCTCGCGCAGGGCAAGAAGCGCGACGCGGCGCGCGAAGGCGGCATCGACGGCACGATCGTTGCGCTCGACATCCTGCCGATGGAGCCGATCGCCGACGTCCACTTCCTGCAGGGCGACTTCCGCGAGGACGACGTCCTCCACCAGCTCGAAGAAGTGCTCGAAGGCCGCGCAGTGGACCTTGTTATTTCCGACATGGCCCCCAACCTGTCCGGGGTGGCCTCGGCGGACGCGGCGCGCATCGAGCATCTCTGCGATCTGGCGCTCGAATTCGCGCAGAACCATCTGAAGCCGGACGGTGCGCTGCTCGTGAAGTGTTTTCACGGCAGCGGCTACAGCCAGATCGTCGAGAAGTTCAAACAGCAGTTTAAGGTCGTCGCGCCGCGCAAGCCCAAGGCATCCCGCGACAAATCGTCCGAAACGTTCATTTTGGGTCGGCAACTGAAGCACCCGCGCTGA
- a CDS encoding YhbY family RNA-binding protein, whose protein sequence is MPALSLSPAERSALRSQAHALKPVVLIGAEGLTDAVLKEIKVHLDAHQLIKIRVFGDERDTRVAIYDEICDRLNAAPIQHIGKLLVIWKPEAAVAAPTRGRRAGALPSAAEAADDRKGRAPRTVKVVKVSPNASPVRRPRPVKVTVRGNERVTAGGTVKRAKKRQASTKRPFQGK, encoded by the coding sequence ATGCCCGCCCTTTCGCTTTCTCCCGCCGAGCGCTCCGCGCTGCGCTCCCAGGCCCATGCGCTCAAGCCCGTCGTGCTGATCGGCGCCGAAGGGCTGACCGACGCCGTACTGAAGGAAATCAAGGTGCACCTCGACGCGCACCAACTGATCAAGATCCGCGTGTTCGGCGACGAACGCGACACGCGCGTCGCGATCTACGACGAGATCTGCGACCGCCTGAACGCGGCGCCGATCCAGCACATCGGCAAGCTGCTGGTGATCTGGAAGCCCGAGGCGGCGGTTGCGGCCCCGACCCGCGGCCGTCGTGCCGGCGCGCTGCCGAGCGCGGCCGAAGCCGCCGACGACCGCAAGGGTCGTGCGCCGCGCACCGTCAAGGTCGTCAAGGTGTCGCCGAACGCGAGCCCCGTGCGCCGTCCGCGGCCGGTCAAGGTCACCGTGCGCGGCAACGAGCGCGTGACCGCAGGCGGCACCGTGAAGCGTGCGAAAAAGCGCCAGGCCAGCACCAAGCGGCCGTTCCAGGGCAAGTAA
- the carA gene encoding glutamine-hydrolyzing carbamoyl-phosphate synthase small subunit yields the protein MLPSFSPALLALADGTVFRGYSIGAEGHTIGEVVFNTAITGYQEILTDPSYSRQIVTLTYPHIGNVGVNAEDVEATKVHAAGLIIRDLPTLASNFRMDRTLGDYLRDEGVVAIAGIDTRKLTRILRDKGAQSGCILTGSDDEAKAIELARSFEGLAGMDLAKVVSTAKPFEWKQTEWRLEGGYGMQEAPKYRVVAYDFGVKYNILRMLAERGCHVTVLPAQASAADALALNPDGVFLSNGPGDPEPCDYAIAATKEFIERGVPTFGICLGHQIMGLAVGAKTLKMKTGHHGANHPVKDLGDGRVVITSQNHGFAVDADSLPANARVTHVSLFDGTLQGFELTDKPAFCFQGHPEASPGPHDIGYLFDRFTALMDAAKQRNA from the coding sequence GTGTTGCCGTCTTTTTCTCCCGCCTTGCTTGCACTCGCCGACGGCACGGTCTTTCGTGGTTATTCGATCGGGGCCGAAGGCCATACGATCGGCGAAGTCGTGTTCAATACCGCGATCACCGGCTATCAGGAAATCCTGACTGATCCGAGCTACTCGCGCCAGATCGTCACGCTCACCTATCCGCATATCGGCAACGTCGGCGTGAACGCCGAAGACGTCGAAGCCACGAAAGTCCATGCCGCCGGCCTGATCATCCGCGATCTGCCGACGCTCGCATCGAACTTCCGCATGGACCGCACGCTCGGCGACTACCTGCGCGACGAAGGCGTCGTCGCGATCGCCGGCATCGACACCCGCAAGCTGACCCGCATCCTCCGTGACAAGGGCGCGCAGAGCGGCTGCATCCTGACGGGCTCCGACGACGAAGCGAAGGCGATCGAGCTCGCGCGCTCGTTCGAGGGCCTCGCCGGCATGGATCTCGCGAAGGTCGTGTCGACCGCCAAGCCGTTCGAGTGGAAGCAGACGGAATGGCGTCTCGAAGGCGGCTACGGCATGCAGGAAGCGCCGAAGTATCGCGTCGTCGCGTACGACTTCGGCGTCAAGTACAACATCCTGCGCATGCTCGCGGAGCGCGGCTGCCACGTGACGGTGCTGCCCGCCCAGGCCAGCGCGGCCGATGCGCTCGCGCTGAATCCGGACGGCGTGTTCCTGTCGAACGGCCCCGGCGATCCGGAGCCGTGCGATTACGCGATCGCGGCCACGAAGGAGTTCATCGAGCGCGGCGTGCCGACCTTCGGCATCTGCCTCGGCCACCAGATCATGGGCCTCGCGGTGGGCGCGAAGACGCTCAAGATGAAAACGGGCCACCACGGCGCGAACCATCCGGTGAAGGATCTCGGCGACGGCCGTGTCGTGATCACGTCGCAGAACCACGGCTTCGCGGTCGACGCCGATTCGCTGCCGGCCAACGCGCGCGTGACGCACGTATCGCTGTTCGACGGCACGCTGCAGGGCTTCGAGCTGACCGACAAGCCGGCGTTCTGCTTCCAGGGCCACCCGGAAGCGTCGCCTGGCCCGCACGACATCGGCTACCTGTTCGACCGTTTCACCGCGCTGATGGACGCGGCGAAGCAGCGCAACGCTTAA
- a CDS encoding MFS transporter, which translates to MSSVQVRVLALFSVGYFVSYVFRGVNLGFAPFVTHELGLSAADLGLLTSLYFLGFAGAQIPAGVMLDHFGPRRVTAGMLLFAAAGAAVFGAAHGIGAMMVGRLLIGVGVSVCLGAAFKALAQHFPVGRLPLVNGLVMAVGGLGGVMVGSPLTWLLGWTSWRAICFGLAALTVVVAASIGFGAPDAQQARHQGGLVSQFKGTWHILSSRAFWKIASFSVVTQGVFYAMQSLWVGPYLRDVGGFDAPHAARLVSVLGFAMMAGCVGFGAAARVLERRGVSVYATCGIGMALFVATQFAIVARVPLPPAGLWAAYGMFGGVGILTYAVMAGHFPAHLIGRANTTLTLVIFLLIFAFQIGVGAVLSHWPAVDGRYPAAAHFTAWGVLLALQLASAVWYAWPARGTGQAH; encoded by the coding sequence ATGTCGTCGGTGCAGGTGAGGGTGCTCGCGCTGTTTTCGGTCGGGTATTTCGTGTCGTATGTGTTTCGCGGCGTCAATCTGGGCTTCGCGCCGTTCGTCACGCACGAGCTCGGGCTGTCGGCCGCCGATCTCGGCCTGCTCACCAGCCTCTATTTCCTCGGCTTCGCCGGCGCGCAGATTCCGGCCGGCGTGATGCTCGACCACTTCGGCCCGCGCCGCGTGACGGCCGGCATGCTGCTGTTCGCGGCGGCCGGCGCGGCCGTGTTCGGCGCGGCGCACGGCATCGGCGCGATGATGGTCGGCCGCCTGCTGATCGGCGTCGGCGTATCGGTGTGTCTCGGCGCGGCGTTCAAGGCGCTCGCGCAGCATTTTCCGGTCGGCCGGCTGCCGCTCGTCAACGGCCTCGTGATGGCCGTGGGCGGTCTCGGCGGCGTGATGGTCGGCTCGCCGCTGACCTGGCTGCTCGGCTGGACGAGCTGGCGCGCGATCTGTTTCGGCCTCGCGGCGCTGACGGTGGTCGTGGCGGCGTCGATCGGCTTCGGGGCGCCCGACGCGCAGCAGGCACGCCATCAGGGCGGGCTCGTCAGCCAGTTCAAGGGCACGTGGCACATCCTGAGCAGCCGCGCGTTCTGGAAGATCGCGTCGTTTTCCGTCGTCACGCAGGGCGTGTTCTATGCGATGCAGTCGCTGTGGGTCGGCCCGTATCTGCGCGATGTCGGCGGGTTCGATGCGCCGCATGCCGCGCGCCTCGTGTCGGTGCTCGGCTTCGCGATGATGGCCGGCTGCGTCGGCTTCGGCGCGGCGGCGCGCGTGCTCGAGCGGCGCGGCGTGTCGGTCTACGCCACTTGCGGTATCGGCATGGCGCTGTTCGTCGCGACGCAGTTCGCGATCGTCGCGCGCGTGCCGTTGCCGCCGGCCGGGCTGTGGGCCGCCTATGGCATGTTCGGCGGCGTGGGCATCCTGACCTACGCGGTGATGGCCGGCCATTTTCCCGCCCATCTGATCGGTCGCGCGAACACGACGCTCACGCTCGTGATCTTCCTGCTGATCTTCGCGTTCCAGATCGGCGTCGGTGCCGTGCTGTCGCACTGGCCGGCGGTCGACGGCCGTTATCCGGCGGCCGCGCATTTCACCGCCTGGGGCGTGCTGCTCGCGCTGCAGCTCGCGAGTGCGGTCTGGTACGCGTGGCCTGCGCGCGGCACTGGCCAAGCGCACTGA
- a CDS encoding DUF4149 domain-containing protein, which translates to MPHRVFRLLSAVWVGSLLTIGYAVAPVLFKTLERMTAGSVAAQLFRIEAILGVVCGVLLLALSNQQVRRGISEYRRVRWIVAAMVVCVLVGYFALQPFMNALRVAAMDAGTDIANSPYASRFGMLHGVSSVFYLVESVLGLMLIWRLPARDA; encoded by the coding sequence ATGCCGCATCGCGTGTTCCGTCTGCTGTCGGCCGTGTGGGTCGGCAGCCTGCTGACGATCGGGTATGCGGTCGCGCCCGTGTTGTTCAAGACGCTGGAGCGGATGACGGCCGGTTCGGTCGCCGCCCAGCTGTTTCGCATCGAGGCGATCCTCGGCGTCGTGTGCGGCGTGCTGCTGCTCGCGTTGTCGAACCAGCAGGTGCGGCGCGGCATCAGCGAATATCGCCGCGTGCGCTGGATCGTTGCCGCGATGGTCGTGTGCGTGCTGGTCGGGTATTTCGCGCTGCAGCCGTTCATGAACGCGCTGCGGGTGGCCGCGATGGATGCGGGCACCGATATCGCGAATTCGCCGTATGCGAGCCGCTTCGGGATGCTGCACGGCGTCTCGAGCGTGTTCTATCTCGTCGAGAGCGTGCTGGGGCTGATGCTGATCTGGCGTCTGCCGGCGCGCGACGCCTGA
- the greA gene encoding transcription elongation factor GreA — MSTIPLTKRGAEQLRDELQRLKSVERPAVINAIAEARAQGDLSENAEYDAAKEKQGFIEGRIAELESKLSAAQVIDPTVLDADGRVVFAATVELEDLESGDTVKYQIVGDDEADIDHGLISVSSPIARALIGKSEGDVAAVQAPSGVREYEIISVSYI; from the coding sequence ATGAGCACCATTCCGTTGACAAAGCGTGGCGCAGAGCAACTGCGCGATGAATTGCAGCGCCTCAAGTCCGTCGAGCGGCCGGCCGTGATCAACGCGATCGCGGAGGCCCGCGCACAGGGCGACCTGTCCGAAAACGCCGAATACGATGCCGCGAAGGAAAAACAGGGCTTCATCGAGGGGCGCATCGCCGAACTCGAATCGAAGCTGTCCGCCGCGCAGGTCATCGACCCCACGGTGCTCGACGCCGATGGCCGCGTGGTGTTCGCCGCGACGGTCGAGCTCGAGGATCTCGAGTCGGGCGACACCGTCAAGTACCAGATCGTCGGCGACGACGAAGCCGACATCGATCACGGCCTGATCTCGGTCAGCTCGCCGATCGCGCGCGCGCTGATCGGCAAGTCCGAAGGCGACGTCGCGGCCGTGCAGGCGCCGAGCGGCGTGCGCGAGTACGAAATCATCTCGGTCAGCTACATCTGA
- the carB gene encoding carbamoyl-phosphate synthase large subunit gives MPKRTDIKSILIIGAGPIIIGQACEFDYSGAQACKALREEGYKVVLVNSNPATIMTDPNTADVTYIEPITWEVVARIIEKERPDAILPTMGGQTALNCALDLHHHGVLEKFGVELIGASPEAIDKAEDRQKFKDAMTKIGLGSAKSGIAHSMEEATKVHAEIMAATGGSGYPVVIRPSFTLGGSGGGIAYNREEFEEICKRGLDLSPTRELLIEESLLGWKEYEMEVVRDRADNCIIVCSIENLDPMGVHTGDSITVAPAQTLTDKEYQILRNASLAVLREIGVDTGGSNVQFSINPKDGRMVVIEMNPRVSRSSALASKATGFPIAKVAAKLAVGYTLDELKNEITGGQTPASFEPTIDYVVTKIPRFAFEKFREADSRLTTQMKSVGEVMAIGRTFQESFQKALRGLEVGVDGLDEKSTNRDEIAIEIHEPGPDRIWYVGDAFRIGMTAEEIFAETAIDPWFLEQIEQIILKEKALGGRTLASLTFDELRYLKQSGFSDRRLAKLLGATPEDVRKRRVELNVRPVYKRVDTCAAEFATKTAYMYSTYEEECEAQPTTNKKIMVLGGGPNRIGQGIEFDYCCVHAALAMREDGYETIMVNCNPETVSTDYDTSDRLYFEPLTLEDVLEIVDKEKPVGVIVQYGGQTPLKLALDLEAHGVPIVGTSPDMIDAAEDRERFQKLLQDLGLRQPPNRTARAEDEALALADEIGYPLVVRPSYVLGGRAMEIVHEPRDLERYMREAVKVSNDSPVLLDRFLNDAIECDVDCICDGEAVFIGGVMEHIEQAGVHSGDSACSLPPYSLSKETVTELKRQTGAMAKALNVVGLMNVQFAIQQVPQADGSKQDIIYVLEVNPRASRTVPYVSKATSLPLAKIAARAMVGQKLAQQGVTKEIEPPYFSVKEAVFPFVKFPTVDPVLGPEMRSTGEVMGVGQTFGEALFKSQLAAGSRLPESGTVLLTVMDADKPKAVEVARMLHDLGYPIVATKGTAAAIEAAGVPVKVVNKVKDGRPHIVDMIKNGEIALVFTTVDETRQAIADSRSIRMSAQAHKVTYYTTMSGARAAVEGLRYLKDLEVYDLQGLHARLN, from the coding sequence ATGCCAAAACGCACAGACATCAAGAGCATCCTCATCATCGGCGCCGGCCCGATCATCATCGGCCAGGCGTGCGAGTTCGACTATTCGGGCGCGCAGGCTTGCAAGGCGTTGCGTGAGGAGGGCTACAAGGTCGTTCTCGTCAACAGCAACCCGGCGACGATCATGACCGACCCGAATACGGCCGACGTGACCTACATCGAGCCGATCACGTGGGAAGTCGTCGCGCGCATCATCGAGAAGGAGCGCCCGGACGCGATCCTGCCGACGATGGGCGGCCAGACCGCGCTGAACTGCGCGCTCGACCTGCACCACCACGGCGTGCTCGAGAAGTTCGGCGTCGAGCTGATCGGCGCGTCGCCGGAAGCGATCGACAAGGCGGAAGACCGCCAGAAGTTCAAGGACGCGATGACCAAGATCGGTCTCGGCTCCGCGAAGTCGGGCATCGCGCACTCGATGGAAGAAGCGACCAAGGTGCACGCCGAGATCATGGCGGCCACCGGCGGCAGCGGCTACCCGGTCGTGATCCGTCCGTCGTTCACGCTCGGCGGCTCGGGTGGCGGCATCGCGTACAACCGCGAAGAGTTCGAGGAGATCTGCAAGCGCGGTCTCGACCTGTCGCCCACGCGCGAGCTGCTGATCGAAGAGTCGCTGCTCGGCTGGAAGGAATACGAGATGGAAGTCGTGCGCGACCGCGCCGACAACTGCATCATCGTCTGCTCGATCGAAAACCTCGACCCGATGGGCGTGCACACCGGCGACTCGATCACGGTCGCGCCTGCACAGACGCTCACCGACAAGGAGTACCAGATCCTGCGTAACGCATCGCTCGCGGTGCTGCGCGAGATCGGCGTCGACACGGGCGGCTCGAACGTGCAGTTCTCGATCAACCCGAAGGACGGCCGCATGGTCGTCATCGAGATGAACCCGCGCGTGTCGCGTTCGTCGGCGCTCGCGTCGAAGGCCACCGGCTTCCCGATCGCGAAGGTCGCCGCGAAGCTGGCGGTCGGCTACACGCTCGACGAGTTGAAGAACGAAATCACCGGCGGCCAGACGCCGGCGTCGTTCGAGCCGACGATCGACTACGTCGTCACGAAGATCCCGCGTTTCGCGTTCGAGAAGTTCCGCGAAGCCGATTCGCGCCTGACCACGCAGATGAAGTCGGTCGGCGAAGTGATGGCGATCGGCCGCACGTTCCAGGAATCGTTCCAGAAGGCGCTGCGCGGCCTTGAAGTCGGCGTCGACGGCCTCGACGAGAAGTCGACCAACCGCGACGAGATCGCGATCGAGATCCACGAGCCGGGCCCGGATCGCATCTGGTACGTCGGCGATGCGTTCCGCATCGGCATGACGGCCGAGGAAATCTTCGCGGAAACCGCGATCGACCCGTGGTTCCTCGAGCAGATCGAGCAGATCATCCTGAAGGAAAAGGCGCTCGGCGGCCGCACGCTCGCGTCGCTGACGTTCGACGAGCTGCGCTACCTGAAGCAGAGCGGCTTCTCCGACCGCCGCCTCGCGAAGCTGCTCGGCGCGACGCCGGAAGACGTCCGCAAGCGCCGCGTGGAACTGAACGTGCGCCCGGTCTACAAGCGCGTCGACACGTGCGCGGCCGAGTTCGCGACGAAAACGGCCTACATGTACTCGACCTACGAGGAAGAGTGCGAGGCGCAGCCGACCACGAACAAGAAGATCATGGTGCTGGGCGGCGGCCCGAACCGGATCGGCCAGGGCATCGAGTTCGACTACTGCTGCGTGCACGCGGCGCTCGCGATGCGCGAGGACGGCTATGAAACGATCATGGTCAACTGCAACCCGGAAACGGTGTCGACCGACTACGACACGTCCGATCGCCTGTACTTCGAGCCGCTGACGCTCGAAGACGTGCTCGAGATCGTCGACAAGGAAAAGCCGGTCGGCGTGATCGTCCAGTACGGCGGCCAGACGCCGCTGAAGCTCGCGCTCGACCTCGAGGCGCACGGCGTGCCGATCGTCGGTACGTCGCCGGACATGATCGACGCGGCCGAAGACCGCGAACGCTTCCAGAAGCTGCTGCAGGACCTCGGCCTGCGCCAGCCGCCGAACCGCACCGCCCGCGCCGAAGACGAAGCGCTCGCGCTGGCCGACGAAATCGGCTATCCGCTCGTCGTGCGTCCGTCGTACGTGCTCGGCGGCCGCGCGATGGAAATCGTCCACGAGCCGCGCGACCTCGAGCGCTACATGCGCGAGGCCGTGAAGGTGTCGAACGATTCGCCGGTGCTGCTCGACCGCTTCCTGAACGATGCGATCGAGTGCGACGTCGACTGCATCTGCGACGGCGAAGCCGTGTTCATCGGCGGCGTGATGGAGCACATCGAGCAGGCGGGCGTTCACTCGGGCGACTCGGCGTGCTCGCTGCCGCCGTACTCGCTGTCGAAGGAAACCGTGACCGAACTGAAGCGCCAGACGGGCGCGATGGCGAAGGCGCTGAACGTGGTCGGCCTGATGAACGTGCAGTTCGCGATCCAGCAGGTGCCGCAGGCGGATGGGTCGAAGCAGGACATCATCTACGTGCTGGAAGTGAACCCGCGCGCGTCCCGCACGGTGCCGTACGTGTCGAAGGCGACCAGCCTGCCGCTCGCGAAGATCGCGGCGCGCGCGATGGTCGGCCAGAAGCTCGCGCAGCAGGGCGTGACGAAGGAAATCGAGCCGCCGTATTTCAGCGTGAAGGAAGCGGTGTTCCCGTTCGTCAAGTTCCCGACCGTCGATCCGGTCCTCGGGCCCGAAATGCGCTCGACGGGCGAAGTGATGGGCGTCGGCCAGACGTTCGGCGAAGCGCTGTTCAAGTCGCAGCTCGCGGCCGGTTCGCGCCTGCCGGAGTCGGGCACGGTGCTGCTGACCGTGATGGACGCGGATAAACCGAAGGCCGTCGAAGTCGCGCGCATGCTGCACGACCTCGGCTACCCGATCGTCGCGACCAAGGGCACGGCTGCCGCGATCGAAGCGGCCGGCGTGCCGGTGAAGGTCGTGAACAAGGTGAAGGACGGCCGTCCGCACATCGTCGACATGATCAAGAACGGCGAGATCGCACTCGTGTTCACGACGGTCGACGAGACGCGCCAGGCGATCGCCGATTCGCGTTCGATCCGCATGAGCGCGCAGGCGCACAAGGTCACGTACTACACGACGATGTCGGGCGCGCGCGCGGCCGTCGAGGGCTTGCGCTACCTGAAGGATCTGGAAGTCTATGATTTACAAGGTCTTCACGCTCGCCTAAACTAA